The sequence CTGTAGATGCGGCCGCGGCCGGGGACGCGGGCGGAGGTGACGGGCTTGTTCATTGGTTTCGCTCCCAGGATTTCAGGCAAGTGGCATTGCAGCCGGCAAGATAGGGCTTTCAGCCGCGCAACATAAGCTGTCGGCCGGAAATATCCGAGTGGGGCCTGTGTCTAAAACGCCCTTGTCCCGGAAAAGCATTTCACGGGAAAGCCTGGCCCCGGAATGTTTTGGCTGAAAGCGTGCTACTGACGGGCCGCGATCGCTGCCGCGGCGCCCACCATGAAGCCGGCGGCGGTGCGGTTCAGCAGCTTCAGCGCGCGCGGCGATTTCAGGAACCAGCGCGCCTTGGCGGCGAGCGCCAGGTAGGGAACCAGTACGACGAACAGCACGACCACCGTCAGCGCGGCGAGAATGCCGTAATCGGCCAGCGTGATCGTCTTCAGGTCGACGATGGTCGGGGTGATCGCCAGGTAGAAGATCATCGTCTTCGGATTGCCGAGCGTGACGGTGAGGCCGGCGACAAAGCTCGACACCAGTCCGCCCTTGCCCTTCCTGGCTTCGACCGTCTCGGGCGTGATGCCGGCGGTCCAGAAACGCCAGCCCAGAAACGCCAGATAGGCGACGCCGGCCCATTTGATGGCGAGGAACACCATGCCGAAGGTCTGCGCGACGAAGGCGAGGCCGAGCACCACGGCGGTCAGGTAGGTGAGGTCGCCCAGCATCAGGCCAAAGGACATGGCCAGCGACGAGCGGAAGCCGGAGCCGAGCGCCCGCGCGACAAGCGCTGTGACGCCGGGGCCAGGAATGGCGGCGGCGATGCCGAGTGCGGCACTGTAGGCGAGGAAGCCGGTGAGGGTCATGGCGAGTGGTCCTGGATCAGGCGATCCTTTTCGCATGGAACGGGCCAGGGTTGAATTCCCTGGCAGCCGGATTCTATTGCACCAGATACCGCGCCATCCGAGTAAGATCCCTCAGGACCGGCCGCCATCATAGGTCACGCGCCAGATCGAGCCGTTGCCATCCTCGGTCATGATCAGCGCGCCGTCATGGGCCACCGCCACGCCCACCGGCCGGCCCCAGACCTCGCCGTTGGAGACGACGAAGCCGGTCATGAAGTCCTCATACTCGCCGGTCGGCTTGCCGTCCTTGAACAGCAGGCGGACGATTTTGTAGCCGGTCCTGTTGCCGCGATTCCACGAACCGTGCAGGGCGACGAAGGCATCGCCCCGGTATTCCTTGGGAAAACCGCTGTCGGCGGGCAAATCCTTGCGGTCGTAGAATGCGATGTTGAGCGGCGCCGAATGCGCCTGCATCAGCACGTCGGGAATGGTTGCCTTGCCGGCGAGATCGGGGCGCGCGCCCTTATGGCGCGGGTCCTCGTGATTGCCGATATAGTACCAGGGCCAGCCATAGTACGCGCCGTCCTTGACTGAGGTGGCGTATTCGAACGGCACATTGTCGCCCAGCGCGTCGCGCTCGTTGACGACGCACCACAGCGCGCCGGTCGCCGGCTGGATGGTCATGCCCGAGCAGTTGCGCAGGCCGGTGGCAACGATGCGGCCGTTCTTGCCGTCCGGATCGAAGGCCTGCACGTCGGCGCGCCCCTCTTCGGAGCCCCAGGTCGCGCCCAGCGGCTTCGATTTCACCCACACGTCGAGGCCGCCTTCCGGCGCCTTGCCCATGTCTTCGGCGACGTTCGAACCGGAGCCGACCGACAGATAGAGCGTCTTGCCATCCGGCGAGAAAACAATGTCGCGGGTCCAGTGATGGTTCGACGGAATATTGGCGACGATGATTTCGGGTTCGCCCGATGCCTTCAGGTCGCCACTGCGGTAGGCGAAGCGCACGATGCTGTCGCTGTTGGCGACATAGACCCATTGCGGATCATCGCCCGGCGGATAGAAGGCAATGCCATAGGGCTGGTTGAGATTGCCGGCGAAGATGCCGTCCTCGGCGGGCTTGGCGCTGTCCTTGGCCAGGCGATAGACGCGGACCTGGTTGGCTTCGCTGTCGGCGACGAACAGGTCGCCATTGGGTGCGACACGCACGACACGCGGATTGTCGATGCCGGATGCGATCAGCTCGGCCGAAAAGCCCGGCGGCAATTGCGGCTTCGCGCCCGCCGGCATGTCGGCAAGCCCGGCACTGTTCGACACCGACTTGGTGACATAGGGCTTTGGCAGGTCTTCCGGCTTGATCAGGCGAAGCACGCCAGGCCTGTCGGCTCGCCAGTCGCCGAAGGCGGCAGCGCCCTTCAGCACCGGCTGGTCCGCCTGCTGGGCGAACCCCGCTGTTGTGAGAAAGAGGGCGGGGATCACCAGCCCGGCCAATCGGATCATCTTGTCCTCCATTTGGTCGCGAAGGAACGGCCGATTTGCCCCCGGGGTTCCGCCTCACACGACGAGTTGAGGGAGGCGATTTGCCTGTTTATGTCCCGGCAGCGTAAAAATCGTCGTCGAGGCGTTTTTCAAGCGCGACGAGATCGGCCGGCAGCGGCAGGCCCATGGCGCGCATTTCCCGCAGTTTTTCGCGCAGCTGTTCCTGGATTTCGTGCTGGTCTTCCGGCTGGTTGACCATCTCCTCGAGCAGCAGGCTGATCCGGGCCTTGAGTTCTTCGAGCGCCATTGTTTTTCTCCTCGCTGCCCGTCTCTTGCCGTTCGGGGTCCTACCTTAACATGCGCGATATCAGCTGCGCGGTATAATCGACCATCGGCACGATGCGGGCGTAGTTCAGCCGGGTCGGGCCGATGACGCCGAGCGCGCCGACGACGCGGGCATCCTTGTCGCGATAGGGCGCGACCACCAGCGACGAGCCCGACAGGGAGAAAAGCTTGTTTTCCGAACCGATGAAGATGCGCACGCCCGATCCCTGCTCGGCGAGGTCGAGCAGCTGGATCAGCCCGTCCTGCGTCTCCATGTCCTCGAACAGATGGCGCAGCAATTCGATATCGGCCTGGGCGGTGACGTTTTCGAGCAGATTGGCGCGGCCGCGCACGATGAGCCGTGCCGGCAGGCCGCTTTCGGCGCCCGCCCACACAGCCAGCCCCTTCTCGACGAGGTCCTGCGACAGCGTGTCGAGGGCCGCTCTCGTCTCTTCCTTGATGCGCGCGATTTCGGTGCGCGCCTCGGCCAGTGTACGGCCGCGAATATGGGCGTTGAGGAAATTCGAGGCCTCGTGCAGCTGCGAGACGGTGATGCCCGCCGGCAGCTCGACGACGCGGTTCTCGACGTCGCCATTCTGCGACACCAGCACGGCAAGCGCCTTGGTCGGCTCCAGCTGGATGAATTCGATATGCTTCAGCGCCACCTCGTTCTTGGCGGCTAGCACCAGGCCGGCGCCGCGCGACATGCCCGACAGCATCTGGCTGGCCTCGGTCAGCATGTGCTCCAGCGTCGCGCCCGAGCCTGAGGCCCGCACCTGCGCCTCGATGGTGCGGCGCTCCTCGTCGGAGAGGTCGCCAAGCTCCATGAAGGCATCGACGAAGAAGCGCAGGCCCGCTTGCGTCGGCAGCCGGCCGGCGGAGATGTGCGGCGCGTAAATCAGCCCGAGATGCTCGAGGTCGCTCATTACATTGCGGATGGTGGCCGGCGACAGCGAGGACGGCAGGATGCGCGACAGGCTGCGCGAGCCCACGGGTTCGCCGTCCCTCAGATAGGAATCGACGATGCGCCGGAAGATGTCGCGAGAGCGCATGTCGAGTGATTGAAGTGCCAGCGGCTGCGAACCCGGATCGATTGCCTTGGTCATTCGGCCAAAAACCTCCTGGTTCAGGATATAGACTTCGGCACGGTGGGCGCAACCGGTCTCTGTATCGGATCGCACGGTCCGTTTTCCTTTGCGCGCTGCCCCCCATGCGGCTAAAAGCCGGCCACGATTCCGAAAAATGACTGGGAAAGAAGCCTGAATGCGCCCCTCCAAACGCCAATTCGACGAAATGCGCGCCATCTCCTTCGAGCGCGGCGTCTCCAAGCACGCCGAAGGCTCGTGCCTGGTGAAGTTCGGCGACACCCATGTCCTGTGCACGGCGAGCCTCGAGGAAAAGGTGCCGGGCTGGATGCGCAATTCCGGCAAGGGCTGGGTGACGGCCGAATATGGCATGCTGCCACGCTCGACCGGCGAGCGCATGCGCCGCGAGGCCTCCGCCGGCAAGCAGGGCGGCCGCACGCTGGAAATCCAGCGCCTGATCGGCCGTTCGCTGCGCGCCGTCGTCGATTTGCAGGCGCTGGGCGAACAGCAGATCACCGTCGATTGCGACGTCATCCAGGCCGACGGCGGCACCCGCACCGCCTCGATCACCGGCGGCTGGGTGGCGCTGTACGACTGCCTGCGCTGGATGGAAGCCCGGCAGATGGCCAGTGTTTCGAAGGTGCTGAAGGACCATGTCGCGGCGATTTCCTGCGGCATCCATGACGGCCAGCCGGTCATCGACCTTGATTATCTCGAGGATTCCGCGGCCGGCACCGACGCCAATTTCGTCATGACCGGCAAGGGCGGCATCGTCGAGATCCAGGGCACAGCCGAGGGCGAGCCTTTCTCGGAAGACCAGTTCGCCGAGTTGATGGGCCTGGCCAAGAAAGGCATCCAGCGCCTGGTCAGCCTGCAACAGATGGCGGTGGCGTAAGCCATCGATTTTCTGGTGACCCCCTCCGCCATCCTTGAATCAGCCCTGTACGTCACCGATCTGGCGGCGGCGGAACAATTCTATGTCGGCGTGCTCGGCCTCGACCTCCTCGGCAAGGTCGACGGCAGGCATCTTTTCTTTCGCTGCGGGCCGGGCGTGCTGCTGGTCTTCAACGCCGAGGCGACCAGAATACCGCCAGCGCCGGACGCCCGGCTGCCGGTGCCGCCGCACGGCGCGGTCGGCGAAGGTCATCTCTGCTTTGCGGCCAGCGCGGATGAAATCGTCGGCTGGAAGGCGCATCTCGAAGCGAAGAAGATCGCCATCGAAAGCGAATTCGAATGGCCGCAAGGCGGCCGTTCGCTCTATATACGCGACCCCTCGGGCAATTCGATCGAGTTCGCCGAGCCGAGAATTTGGGGCCTTTGATGCATACACTTGATGGCAAGAAGATCGTCGTCGCCAGCCACAATGCCGGCAAGCTGCGCGAATTCGCCGACCTGATGGGGCCGTTTGGCTTCGAGGCGAAGTCGGCCAAGGACTACGGTCTGCCTGAACCGGACGAGACCGGCACGACCTTCGAGGAAAACGCCTACATCAAGGCGCTGGCCGCCGCGAAGGCGACCGGCCTGCCGGCGCTGTCGGACGATTCCGGCCTGTGCGTCGATGCGCTCGACGGCGCGCCCGGCGTCTACACCGCCAACTGGGCCGAAACGCCTGACGGCAGCAGAGATTTCGCCATGGCCATGCAGCGTACAGAAGTGGCTTTGCAGGAAGTCGGCGCCGCCTCGGCCGAACAGCGCAAGGGCCGCTTCGTCGCCGTCATTTGTCTCGCCTTTCCCGACGGGGCGGCCGAATATTATCGCGGCGAGGCCGAAGGCACGCTGGTCTGGCCGCCGCGTGGCGAGCTCGGCTTCGGTTATGATCCGGTGTTCTTGCCCAATGGTTTCGACAAGACGTTTGGCGAGATGAGCGCTGAGGAAAAGCACGGCTGGAAACCCGGCCAGGCCGCGGCGCTCTCACATCGCGCCCGTGCTTTCCAGAAATTCGCGCAAGCACGGTTGGATCTGCCGAGATTGGGCTCGGCATGACTGGACCTGGCATGACCATGCCGCTCGACCGCAGCCCCGGCTTTGGCGTCTACATCCATTGGCCGTTCTGCGCGGCCAAGTGCCCCTATTGCGACTTCAACAGCCATGTCCGCCACCAGCCGGTGGACCAGGAGCGCTTTGCCGCCGCCTTCGAGGCGGAACTGGCGACGATGCGTGAGCGCACCGGGCCGCGCGAGGTGACCAGCATTTTCCTCGGCGGCGGCACGCCGTCGCTGATGAAGCCGGAAACCGTGGCCAGGGTCCTGGACGCCGTGGCGAAGAACTGGACGGTACCGGACGGCATCGAGGTGACGCTTGAAGCTAACCCGTCCTCGGTCGAAGCCGAACGCTTTCGCGGCTATCGGGCGGCGGGCGTCAACCGCGTCTCGCTCGGCGTGCAGGCGCTCAACGACAAGGATTTGCGCTTCCTCGGCCGCCTGCACAATGTCGAAGAGGCGCTGCACGCCATCGGGCTCGCGCGCGAAATCTTTCCGCGCCTGTCCTTCGACCTGATCTACGCCCGGCCCGGCCAGACGCCGGAGGCCTGGGCAGCCGAGCTCGAACAGGCGATCGGCCACGCTGCCGACCATCTCTCGCTCTACCAGCTGACCATCGAGGAAGGCACGCCCTTCCACGCGCTGCATGCGGCGAAGAAATTCATCATCCCTGACAACGACCACGCCGCCGACCTCTATGCGTTGACGCAGGAGACTACGTCCGCGCATGGCCTGCCGGCCTATGAGATTTCCAACCACGCCAGGCCTGGCGCCGAAAGCCGGCACAATCTGACCTACTGGCGCTATGGCGAATATGTCGGCGTCGGCCCCGGCGCGCATGGGCGCTTCGTCGAGCATGGCCGCCGCACGGTGACGATCGCCGAAAGGATGCCGGAAACCTGGGCCAACCTCGTCGAGGCCAAGGGCCATGGTGTCACCGGGGGCGAGATCCTGACGCGCTCGGAAGAGGCCGACGAATTCCTGCTGATGGGGCTGAGGCTGGCCGAGGGCATCGACCTTGCGCGCTACGAGGCCTTTTCCGGCCGCGGCCTGTCGAGCGCCCGGCTGTCGGTGCTGCAGGGCGAGGGTCTGGTGGCGCCGATCGGCAATGCGCGGCTGCGCGCCACACCGGCCGGCATGATCGTTCTCGACGCCGTGGTGGCGGATCTGGCGCGCTAACCTTTGAAAAACGTTCTCTTCGTCTGCAGTCAGAACCGCTTGCGCAGCCCGACCGCCGAGCAGGTGTTTTCAACGCGCCGGGATATCGAGGTCGCCTCGGCCGGGACCAACCACGATGCCGATACGCCGCTGACGCGTGAGCTGGTCGCCTGGGCCGATATTATCTTCGTCATGGAAAAGGTGCATCGCACCAAGCTGCAGAAGAAATTCAAGGCCAGCCTGAAGAAGGCCCGGGTCATCTGCCTCGATATACCGGACAACTATGAATTCATGGATCTGGAGCTGATCGACCTTCTGAAGGCGCGCGTTTCACGCTATCTGGCGTGACCCAGACGATGGCAGAACGGTCTCTGCCAGTCGCGGTCGTCAGGCGTCGTGCTTGAAACGGCGCTTGCCGCGATCCTTCTCGGCATGCCTCTCTCCGTTGCGGGCCGGTTTGGCGTCGGCCTTTTCGCGGCGAACGCTGTGCTGGTCGTTCATCGGATGTGGCGGCACGCCTTCCCTGGCGCTTTTCGTTTCAAGACGGGTGATGAAGATATCGAAGCGATTGGGCATCGTTCGGTCAGTGCTCCGTCGTGCTGTCTGGTTTGTTGTCGGAAAGCCTGACATTCGTCGGCAAGGCGGTTGTCGCCCGCTTGGCCAGGCTGGTGTCGGTCTTGGCAGGCAGGCGCTTGTCCCTGGGGGCGGCAACGCGCTTGCGGCCGGCATAGTAAGGCTCGAAAGCGTCCTGTATCTTCAGGCTGTCCATCCTGTCCTCCTCCGGAATCAGGGGCTTAATCTGCCAATGCCGGTTTGGTTCCCCACTGTGGCGAAGGAATGGCGGTCACCTTACATCGGCGTGAGCTTTTGCAAGCCTGCGCCAGCCATGCCAAACAAGATCTGGCAGGCTAAACAGGGGCTGAACGGAGACGGCATCAGTGACCGATGAGACGGGCAGACGCAGCTATGTGGTCGGGCAGACCGAAATCCCCGCCCGTCCGCTCGAGCCGGCGCTCTATCTGGTGGCGACGCCGATCGGCAATCTCGCCGACATCACTTTGCGCGCGCTGGAGACGCTGGCCGCCGCCGACATCGTCGCTTGCGAGGACACCAGGGTGTCGCGCGTGCTGCTCGACCGCTACGGCATTCGCCGCCGCACGACGGCCTATCATGAGCACAATGCCGGTGAGGCCGGGCCGAAGCTGATCGCGGCGCTTCAAGGCGGCCAGAGCGTGGCGCTGATTTCCGATGCCGGCACGCCGCTGGTTTCCGATCCCGGCTACCGGCTGGTCGGGGAAGCGATCGACCACGGCATACGCGTCGTGCCGATTCCCGGTCCGTCGGCACCGCTGGCCGCGCTCACCGCGTCCGGCCTGCCGTCCGACGCCTTCCTGTTCGCCGGATTTTTGCCGGTCAAGGTTGGCCAGCGGCTGACGCGGCTGGAGGCGCTGAAGGCGGTACCGGCGACGCTGATCTTCTTCGAATCGCCGCGCCGGCTGGCCGAATCGCTCGGCGCCATGGTCGAGGCGCTCGGTGGCGAGCGCAAAGCCGCGATCGGCCGCGAATTGACCAAGACCTTCGAGGAGATGCGCACGGGCACGCTGCGGGCGCTGGCCGACCACTATGCGGCGGCCGACACGCCGAAGGGCGAGATCGTCGTCTGCGTCGGCCCGGCCGAGGCCAAGGCGGACGAGCCCGCCGATATCGACCGCCTGCTTTTGTCGCTCGCCGCCGAAATGCCGGCCTCCAAGGCGGCCTCGGAGGCCGCGAAGATGACCGGCGGCCAGAAACAGGCGCTTTACCGGCGGCTGCTGGAGCTCAAGGACACCTCAGGAGAAGGCGACGGTGGCTGAGCGCCCGAGCGCCAGCCGCCAGAAAGCCTATCGGCGCGGCCATCGCGGCGAGTGGCTGGCGGCCGCCGCGCTGATGCTGAAGGGCTACCGCATCCTCGCGCGCCGCCATCGCACCCGCTTCGGCGAAATCGACCTGATCGCGCGGCGTGGCGACCTGGTGGTGTTCGTCGAGGTCAAGGCGCGGCGTTCGCTGATGGAAGCGATGGAAGCGATCGGCCACGAATCGGAGCGCCGCATCGAGGCTGCCGCCGACATCTGGCTGTCACGGCAGGCGGATTATGGCAGGCTGTCGATGCGCTTCGACATGGTCGCGGTGCTGCCCTGGCGCTGGCCGGTGCATGTCGAGAACGCGTTTTATGGGCGGAATTAGAGGGCTTTGCCGAAGGCGAACCTGCGAGACGTCGGCGGGTCAGCGAAGGAACTCGGCGGCGCAGTAAGGGAACGACCTACGCTCACCCCCAGATCATCAACGCCACCAGCCCGACAATACCCACCACCAGCCGCCACCAGCCGAACAGCGAGTAGCCGTTGCGCGAGACGTAATCGAGCAGGTAGCGCACCACGAACAGCGCGGTGACGAAGGCGGCGACGAAGCCGATGGCGATGATCGGCAGGTCGGCCGAGGTCAGCACGTTGCGGTTCTTGAACAGGTCGAAGGCGAAGGCGCCGACCATGGTCGGGATCGCCAGGAAGAAGGAGAATTCCGCCGCCGCCCGCTTGTCGACGCCCAGAAGCAGCGCGCCGACGATGGTCGAACCCGAGCGCGACGTGCCGGGGATCAGCGACAGGCACTGGAACAGGCCGATCTGCAGGTAGAGCCTGGTTGGGAAGCGCTCGACATCGCGATAGACCGGCTTCAGGTTCATGCGGTCGACCGCCAGTAGGATAACACCGCCGATGATCAGCATGGTGCAGATCAGCCTCGGCGATTCGAACAGCACCGTCTTGATGAAATCATGCGCCAGCGCGCCGATGATCGCAGCCGGCA comes from Mesorhizobium japonicum MAFF 303099 and encodes:
- the hrcA gene encoding heat-inducible transcriptional repressor HrcA; the encoded protein is MTKAIDPGSQPLALQSLDMRSRDIFRRIVDSYLRDGEPVGSRSLSRILPSSLSPATIRNVMSDLEHLGLIYAPHISAGRLPTQAGLRFFVDAFMELGDLSDEERRTIEAQVRASGSGATLEHMLTEASQMLSGMSRGAGLVLAAKNEVALKHIEFIQLEPTKALAVLVSQNGDVENRVVELPAGITVSQLHEASNFLNAHIRGRTLAEARTEIARIKEETRAALDTLSQDLVEKGLAVWAGAESGLPARLIVRGRANLLENVTAQADIELLRHLFEDMETQDGLIQLLDLAEQGSGVRIFIGSENKLFSLSGSSLVVAPYRDKDARVVGALGVIGPTRLNYARIVPMVDYTAQLISRMLR
- a CDS encoding undecaprenyl-diphosphate phosphatase, yielding MESQTIVEALLLGLLEGLTEFIPVSSTGHILLAGHFLGFNSTGKAFEILIQLGAILAILSVYFRRLWQMLLDLPHDRLTRHFVIGILIAFLPAAIIGALAHDFIKTVLFESPRLICTMLIIGGVILLAVDRMNLKPVYRDVERFPTRLYLQIGLFQCLSLIPGTSRSGSTIVGALLLGVDKRAAAEFSFFLAIPTMVGAFAFDLFKNRNVLTSADLPIIAIGFVAAFVTALFVVRYLLDYVSRNGYSLFGWWRLVVGIVGLVALMIWG
- a CDS encoding low molecular weight protein tyrosine phosphatase family protein, yielding MKNVLFVCSQNRLRSPTAEQVFSTRRDIEVASAGTNHDADTPLTRELVAWADIIFVMEKVHRTKLQKKFKASLKKARVICLDIPDNYEFMDLELIDLLKARVSRYLA
- the rph gene encoding ribonuclease PH encodes the protein MRPSKRQFDEMRAISFERGVSKHAEGSCLVKFGDTHVLCTASLEEKVPGWMRNSGKGWVTAEYGMLPRSTGERMRREASAGKQGGRTLEIQRLIGRSLRAVVDLQALGEQQITVDCDVIQADGGTRTASITGGWVALYDCLRWMEARQMASVSKVLKDHVAAISCGIHDGQPVIDLDYLEDSAAGTDANFVMTGKGGIVEIQGTAEGEPFSEDQFAELMGLAKKGIQRLVSLQQMAVA
- a CDS encoding VOC family protein codes for the protein MTPSAILESALYVTDLAAAEQFYVGVLGLDLLGKVDGRHLFFRCGPGVLLVFNAEATRIPPAPDARLPVPPHGAVGEGHLCFAASADEIVGWKAHLEAKKIAIESEFEWPQGGRSLYIRDPSGNSIEFAEPRIWGL
- the rsmI gene encoding 16S rRNA (cytidine(1402)-2'-O)-methyltransferase: MTDETGRRSYVVGQTEIPARPLEPALYLVATPIGNLADITLRALETLAAADIVACEDTRVSRVLLDRYGIRRRTTAYHEHNAGEAGPKLIAALQGGQSVALISDAGTPLVSDPGYRLVGEAIDHGIRVVPIPGPSAPLAALTASGLPSDAFLFAGFLPVKVGQRLTRLEALKAVPATLIFFESPRRLAESLGAMVEALGGERKAAIGRELTKTFEEMRTGTLRALADHYAAADTPKGEIVVCVGPAEAKADEPADIDRLLLSLAAEMPASKAASEAAKMTGGQKQALYRRLLELKDTSGEGDGG
- the hemW gene encoding radical SAM family heme chaperone HemW, yielding MTGPGMTMPLDRSPGFGVYIHWPFCAAKCPYCDFNSHVRHQPVDQERFAAAFEAELATMRERTGPREVTSIFLGGGTPSLMKPETVARVLDAVAKNWTVPDGIEVTLEANPSSVEAERFRGYRAAGVNRVSLGVQALNDKDLRFLGRLHNVEEALHAIGLAREIFPRLSFDLIYARPGQTPEAWAAELEQAIGHAADHLSLYQLTIEEGTPFHALHAAKKFIIPDNDHAADLYALTQETTSAHGLPAYEISNHARPGAESRHNLTYWRYGEYVGVGPGAHGRFVEHGRRTVTIAERMPETWANLVEAKGHGVTGGEILTRSEEADEFLLMGLRLAEGIDLARYEAFSGRGLSSARLSVLQGEGLVAPIGNARLRATPAGMIVLDAVVADLAR
- the rdgB gene encoding RdgB/HAM1 family non-canonical purine NTP pyrophosphatase, with protein sequence MHTLDGKKIVVASHNAGKLREFADLMGPFGFEAKSAKDYGLPEPDETGTTFEENAYIKALAAAKATGLPALSDDSGLCVDALDGAPGVYTANWAETPDGSRDFAMAMQRTEVALQEVGAASAEQRKGRFVAVICLAFPDGAAEYYRGEAEGTLVWPPRGELGFGYDPVFLPNGFDKTFGEMSAEEKHGWKPGQAAALSHRARAFQKFAQARLDLPRLGSA
- a CDS encoding LysE family translocator translates to MTLTGFLAYSAALGIAAAIPGPGVTALVARALGSGFRSSLAMSFGLMLGDLTYLTAVVLGLAFVAQTFGMVFLAIKWAGVAYLAFLGWRFWTAGITPETVEARKGKGGLVSSFVAGLTVTLGNPKTMIFYLAITPTIVDLKTITLADYGILAALTVVVLFVVLVPYLALAAKARWFLKSPRALKLLNRTAAGFMVGAAAAIAARQ
- a CDS encoding PQQ-dependent sugar dehydrogenase; the encoded protein is MIRLAGLVIPALFLTTAGFAQQADQPVLKGAAAFGDWRADRPGVLRLIKPEDLPKPYVTKSVSNSAGLADMPAGAKPQLPPGFSAELIASGIDNPRVVRVAPNGDLFVADSEANQVRVYRLAKDSAKPAEDGIFAGNLNQPYGIAFYPPGDDPQWVYVANSDSIVRFAYRSGDLKASGEPEIIVANIPSNHHWTRDIVFSPDGKTLYLSVGSGSNVAEDMGKAPEGGLDVWVKSKPLGATWGSEEGRADVQAFDPDGKNGRIVATGLRNCSGMTIQPATGALWCVVNERDALGDNVPFEYATSVKDGAYYGWPWYYIGNHEDPRHKGARPDLAGKATIPDVLMQAHSAPLNIAFYDRKDLPADSGFPKEYRGDAFVALHGSWNRGNRTGYKIVRLLFKDGKPTGEYEDFMTGFVVSNGEVWGRPVGVAVAHDGALIMTEDGNGSIWRVTYDGGRS
- a CDS encoding YraN family protein; protein product: MAERPSASRQKAYRRGHRGEWLAAAALMLKGYRILARRHRTRFGEIDLIARRGDLVVFVEVKARRSLMEAMEAIGHESERRIEAAADIWLSRQADYGRLSMRFDMVAVLPWRWPVHVENAFYGRN